The genomic region CGTGCGCAGTTCGTGGGAGATATCGGCCATGAAGTCGCGACGCATACGCTCGTTACTCGCCAGGGTCGAAGCCATCCGGTTGAAGTCACCGGCCAGTTGTCCGGCCTCGTCCTGCGAGCGCACCGGCACCTGGATCGCATAGTCACCAGCGGTCAGCCGGTGAGTCGCCCGCGCCACTTCGCGAATCGGCCGCAGCAGTGCGCGGCTCAGCCACCAGGCAATCACCGCAGTCGCCAGCAGGCAGGCCAGGCCGATCAGCAGACTGGAACGCAGTTGGTTGAGCTGGAAGCGCCTGTCGCCGACGCTGGTCACCGACTGCAACGGCGCCAGGGCCATCCAGCCGACCACTCGCCCCTGGTGCTGGATCGGCTTCAGCAACACGTCGCCGACAGCCTGGTAGCCAATGATCGGCTTGCGCTGCTCGTCCAGCAGCGCGAAGCGGACGAAAGCGCCGGTGAGGTCGGAGACCGTCAGTTGACTGGGGTCGAAGGTCTTTTCCGGGCCGAGGTCGCTCGGCCGCAGCAGGTCGAACCACTGCTCCTGGTCACGGCGAATGAAGTTCCAGTCACCGTGGGCGGCATACGCCTGTTCCACTCGCGGCACGATGCGGTCCATACGCTCCTCGGCCTGCTGGTTGAGGTAGCCGAGAAAACCGTACTTGAGGCTCAGGTAGGCGGCAAACACCATGCCCAGCACGGCGAAGGCGCAGACCGCGAGCATGGCCAGGAAGAACTTGCTGGAGAGGCTGACTTTCATGTTACCGCCGCGACAATCGAACTGCCGACATTGAAGCGCGCAGGCCCCGGTACGGCAAGGCACGTCGACCAATCTCCCAGATTTCTCCACATTGGCTGCACATTTGCCGAGCACGCTGAGGACTGAAAATTACCTGGCCCGGAGTTCCTCGGATGTCCTTCTTCTTCGCTATTCGCTCTCCGCTGGCCCGCGCCCTGATGTTGAGTGCCGGGCTGATCATCCTCAATGGCTGCGACGATAACGCGCCGGCCGCCACCGCCAGGCCACTGCAGGCCGTCGCGGTGTATCACGTCACCCGCGCGCCCCAGGCCCTGAGCACCACCCTGCCCGGCCGCGCCAGCGCGCACCTGGTCGCGGAGATTCGTCCGCAGGTCGGCGGCATCCTGCTCAAGCGCCTGTTCGTCGAAGGTGAAACGGTCAAGGCCGGCCAGGCCCTGTACCAGATCGACCCGCAAACCTACGAAGCCGCTGTCGCCCAGGCAGAAGCCACCGTCAGTTCGGCCAGCGCCACGCTCAAGGCCTCCGAACTCAAGGCACGCCGCGACGCGGACCTGGTGAAGATCGACGCCATCAGTGCCGAGGACAACGAGAGCGCCCAGTCCACCCTGCTCCAGAATCGTGCCAGCCTGCAGTCGGCCCAGGCCGCTCTGCGCACCGCGCGCATCAATCTGGGCTATACGCGGATCAACGCGCCGATCGCCGGCCGCACCGATACCTCGTCGGTCACGCCGGGGGCGCTGGTCACCGCCGAGCAGACCACGGCCCTGACCACCGTGCAGCAACTGGACCCGATCTACGTCGACTTCACCCAACCCAGCGGCACACTGTTGCGCCTCAAGCGGGAGCTGGCCGAGGGCAAGCTGGCGCCCGCCGAGCAGAAGGACGCAACCCGCATCAGCCTGCAACTGGAAGACGGCAGCACCTATGCCCACGAGGGCACCCTCACCTTCAACGGCGTCAGCGTCGATGAAAGCACCGGCAGCGTGACTCTGCGCGCCCTGGTGCCGAACCCGGACGGTCTGCTGCTGCCGGGCATGTACATCAAGGCGACGCTGCAGGAAGGCGTCCAGCCGGACGCGATCCTGGTGCCACAACAAGGCGTCAGCCGTGACGAACGCGGCGGTGCCACGGCGCTGGTAGTGGTCGATGGCAAGGTCGAGCAGCGCGAACTGACCCTGGCCCGCGCAGTAGGCAATCGCTGGTGGGTGAGCAAGGGGCTGACCGCCGGTGACCAGTTGATCGTCGAGGGCCTGCAGAAAGTCCGCGTCGGCCAGCAAGTGCAGGTCAACGACGCCAACCTCACCGCCCACAACGACAGCACTGACTGAGGCCGACTCCCATGGCACGCCTTTTTATCGATCGGCCGATCTTCGCCTGGGTCATCGCCATTATGGTGATGCTCGGCGGGGTGCTCGCCATCTACCAGCTCCCGCTGTCGCAATACCCGACCATCGCACCGCCGCAGATCACCCTGAGTGCCACCTACACCGGGGCTTCGGCCAAGACCATGGAAGACTCGGTGACCCAGGTCATCGAACAGCAGATGACCGGCCTGAACGGCCTGACCTATATGTCCTCCAGCAGCAGTTCGGCGGGCAGCGCCAGCATCACCCTGACGTTCGCCGCCGGCACCGACGTCAACACCGCGCAGATGCTGGTACAGACCAAACTGGAACAAGCCAAGGCACGCCTGCCGGAAACCGTGCAGCAGCAAGGCATCGAGATCCGCAACTCGTCCAGCGACTTCCTGATCATCCTCTCGCTGGTCTCGGACAACCCCAGTGTCACGGCCTCGGACATCAGCGACTTCATCTCCAGCACCCTCTATGACCAGATCAGCCGGGTCAGCGGCGTCGGCCAGGTGACCACCCTGGGCTCCAGCTACGCCATGCGTCTCTGGCTCGACCCGGACAAGCTCAAGCAGTACTCGCTGATGCCTTCGGATGTGAGCAGCGCCCTCACCGCACAGAACGTCGACACTTCCGCCGGCCAGCTCGGCGCCCTGCCCGCCCGCAGCGGCCAGCGACTCAACGCGACCATCAGCGCGCGCAGCAAATTGCAGACCGCCGCGCAGTTCCGCGACCTGGTGCTCAAGTACGCCAGCAACGGCGCGGTGGTGACCCTCGCCGATGTCGCCCGCGTGGAGCTGGGCAGTGAAAGCTATGACGTGATCGCCGAGCACAACGGTCGTCCCACTGGCGGCATGGCGGTCAGCCTGGCCACCGGCGCCAATGCCCTGGAGGTCTCCACGGCGGTGCAGGCCAAGCTCGCCGAGCTGGAGAAGTTCTTTCCCAGCAAGCTGCAACTGCACACCGAAGTCGCCTACAACACCGCGCCCTTCGTGAAGATCTCCATCGAGGAAGTGGTCAAGACCCTGTTCGAAGCGATCGCCCTCGTCGTGCTGATCATGTACCTGTTCCTGCAGAACCTGCGTGCCACGCTGATCCCGGCGATCGCCGTGCCAGTGGTGCTGCTGGGCACCTTCGGTGTACTGGAACTGATGGGCTACTCGATCAACACCCTGACGATGTTTGGCATGGTCCTGGCGATCGGCCTGCTGGTGGACGACGCCATCGTGGTGGTGGAGAACGTCGAACGGATCATGGCCGAGAAGGGCTTGTCGCCACG from Pseudomonas asplenii harbors:
- a CDS encoding ATP-binding protein, with product MKVSLSSKFFLAMLAVCAFAVLGMVFAAYLSLKYGFLGYLNQQAEERMDRIVPRVEQAYAAHGDWNFIRRDQEQWFDLLRPSDLGPEKTFDPSQLTVSDLTGAFVRFALLDEQRKPIIGYQAVGDVLLKPIQHQGRVVGWMALAPLQSVTSVGDRRFQLNQLRSSLLIGLACLLATAVIAWWLSRALLRPIREVARATHRLTAGDYAIQVPVRSQDEAGQLAGDFNRMASTLASNERMRRDFMADISHELRTPLAVMRAELEAMEDGIRPLNVTALHSLQGEVGALTKLVDDLFDLSLAEVGGPTYRRERIDLRVLLPVVADAFRASFAEGGLELLLELPEQPLWVLGDESRLGQLLHNLLENSRRYTDAGGQTVLRALQDGDHVLVQCEDSAPGVDAASLERLFERFYRVERSRNRASGGTGLGLAICRGIADVHGGKLSAKASNMGGLLLSLELPTAGDEA
- a CDS encoding efflux RND transporter periplasmic adaptor subunit, with product MSFFFAIRSPLARALMLSAGLIILNGCDDNAPAATARPLQAVAVYHVTRAPQALSTTLPGRASAHLVAEIRPQVGGILLKRLFVEGETVKAGQALYQIDPQTYEAAVAQAEATVSSASATLKASELKARRDADLVKIDAISAEDNESAQSTLLQNRASLQSAQAALRTARINLGYTRINAPIAGRTDTSSVTPGALVTAEQTTALTTVQQLDPIYVDFTQPSGTLLRLKRELAEGKLAPAEQKDATRISLQLEDGSTYAHEGTLTFNGVSVDESTGSVTLRALVPNPDGLLLPGMYIKATLQEGVQPDAILVPQQGVSRDERGGATALVVVDGKVEQRELTLARAVGNRWWVSKGLTAGDQLIVEGLQKVRVGQQVQVNDANLTAHNDSTD